The stretch of DNA ACCATGCCCTTTGTTTCTCTCTGTTAAGTAAATTGTTTATGTTTGAAAACATTGATTACTTATTGATTCCAACCAGACAAGCCCACCTGCCAACTTCCTAAAAGTACTGTTTCGTCAGCTTCTGGCTTAGTTGTTTTGTTACTGCTGTTTCTTACTtctgttattattattagtgaaAGCATGTGTGATGTTATTAATTGGAATCAGTCTGTTTCTTGTTGACTCATTGCTTTCTATCAAATGCAATCTTAATGGGAAAATCATCGTTGCATCAACTTCTTTCTCTTAATGTTATAATAGTCAATATATGGATGACTTTCTTTATGTTATGTGGTAATGATACTTAAGAATCTGTCATAACTTACACCTATAGTCTCCTTTTGCTTTCATGGTATTTTACTTGGTAAAGGATGCTGCTGGGTTTcaagatatttattttgatgCAATAGTAGCCTGCATAAGTCTGCATGGAATTTCTATCATTCCATTCCACTTAGTTATTAAGACGTGAAGTCAAAGATTGGGTTGTAGACCAATTCTATACTTTCACAAGTATTTGTTTACTTGTCTGTATCTTTGTATCTTTTAACAAGTATTTCTGTTATTAAGGGCATGtatacattttttcttttgatgcaTTCTTGAaagaatcatattttttttcctgAACGATGACTTTTACTCAACTATACTCTTATGCAGTCATTTCCACATCAATTGCTAAAAAAACCAGAAGGAAGTGAAGCATTTTTTGCATATCAAACAGGGCTTCAAGGTGGATTTGGGACTAACAATTTCTCACCTTCTAATGCCATGCCTCAGCAGCCTCAAAAATTTGTTGATTTAGGTCAGCAGAGCTCCAGCCAGGGACAAGTTGCTGACCGGCAAATGCTCAATTACCAACAAGCATACCTTCAATATGCTCTGCAGGCTCAACAAAAATCTGCTTTGGCAATGCAGTCACAGAAACAATCTAAAATGGGGATCCCAGGCCCTTCATCTGTGAATGATCGGGACATGCATACTGGAAATCTGAAAATACAGGACCTTATGTCTATGCAAGCTGTTAATCAATCCCAAGCATCATCCTCTAGGAATTCATCTGAACATTTTGCTCATGGGGAAAAGCAGATGGAGCAAGGACAGCAGCTAGCATTTGATCAGAAGAGTGAAGGAAAGCCTTCATCCCAAGGACCAGCCACTGGACACTTAATGCCAGGAAATAGTATGAGGCCACCTGTGCAAGCACCACCAACGCAGCAGAGCATGCTAAATATGTTGAAGGATCCATTACCATTTACTAAGACTGCTCAATATCAGGCTATGCAGGCATGGGCAAGAAATTTATCTGATCCTTCAAGATGTCTTAAGATGGCTCAGCTCATTCCGCAGATGCAATCAAGAACAGTTCCACAACCAAAGGCAAATGATACTAATGTTGGTACTCAGTCATTACCAGTCAGTGTTTCAAACCCACAGGCTAGTTCTCCAACAGTTGCAAGTGAGAACACAACACATACTAATTCATCTAATGATGTTTCTGCACAATCAAGTTCTGCTAAAGCAAAGCAGACAGGTCCATCTAACCATTTTGGCCCACCAATTAATGCCAGTATTGCTGGAAATTCCAGTGAAGTTGCATTGCCACAATTCAATCTTCATGGCAGAGACTCGCAAGGTTCTTTGAGGCAACCAGCAGTAAAAAATGGAATGTCTTCTATGCATCCGCAGCATGCTTGTGCAAGCTTAAACCTAGGTGCAGATCATCCTTTGAATGCAAAAACTTCATCATCTAGTTCAGAACCTGTGCAGATGCAGCACATCAGGCAATCAAATCAATCTGTTGTTCAGGATGGAGGTCTGTCAAACGAAGGGGGTTctataaatcattcaaaatatCAAGGGGCACCATCTCAGATGCCTCAACAAAGAACTGCATTTACGAAACAACAGCTTCATGTTCTTAAAGCTCAGATACTTGCATTTAGACGACTGAAGGTTCAACCTCTGCTTCCCTTTTCATTCTATCTGAGGCTGGTTGCCTTGTTTATACATGCTATTTGTATAGGCCTAGAGAAGATGTATGATACTATGGCTTGGCTTGGTAATGCTTTTTCAGAGTTGCTAAAATTTATCCCATAAGTAGAAGACACTAGTATCATttgggatatatatatatataaagttgcTCTTAAAATGTAAAATATCTGTAGTCAACATGAATCAGCTCTGATATTTTACTAGTCTTTCAGGTTTTAGAGAGCATAAGTCAGCTTTGCAAAGCTCCCCATGAGATGCTGTCAAGAGCATCCTTGCATTTAAAATCTAGGAGCAAAAGCACCCAGTCTTTTTGTTTaccaaattgagaaaattgGTGCCTATTTTTCATAAGTAGGAGTATTCCATGTATAATATTTATAGATAGATTGTGCTTACTGGTATTCTGTTGCTGTTGATTggtagaaaggagaaggaaCTCTTCCCCAAGAACTTCTTCGGGCCATCAGTCCACCACCTCTTGATTCACAAGTGCAGCAACCGGTTACTTCTGCAGGAGGGCAAAATCAAGACCAATCAGAAGTAACTGTGGCAGAACAGCCAAAGCAGATGGAGTCCATTGCCAAGGACTCACAATCTATCTCATCTATTAATGCAAAGGGTTCTTCAAAGCAGGAAGTCTTTGCTAGAGATGAGAAATCCACAACAACAATACATGTGCAAGCTATGCCTTTGGTGATAAAAGAACCTGCTGGAAAGGAAGAGCAACAATCTGTTGGTTGCTCTGCTATGTCGGACCAGGAAGGTGAACATGGAATTAGACAAATACCTGTTAGAAATGAGTCGGTGTTAGATAGGGGAAAGGCTATTGCAGCCCAAGCTTCTGTTTCTGAACAAttgcaaaataataaaactgaaCAAGCAAGCATTGTTGCGCAGCCAAAGGATGTGGGCCTCACCAGAAAATATCATGGACCACTATTTGATTTTCCTTTCTTCACCAGGAAACACGATTCCTTTGGTTCATCAATGATGCTAAACCACAATAATTTGTCACTGGCATATGATGTGAAAGAGCTTCTTTATGATGAAGGTGTGCAAGTCCTTAACAAGAAAAGgacagaaaatttaaagaagatTGAGGGTTTACTGGCAGTTAACTTAGATAGGAAAAGAATTAGGCCAGATCTTGTGTTGAAGTTgcaaattgaagaaaaaaagcTTCGCCTTTTAGATCTACAGGCACGTTTAAGGGATGAGATTGATCAACATCAAAAAGAGATAATGGCAATGCCAGATAGGCCATATAGGAAATTTGTTAAGTTGTGCGAACGTCAGCGTATGGAACTTGCTAGACAAGTGCAGGCATCACAGAAAGCTTTAAGGGAGAAGCAACTGAAATCTATATTCAATTGGCGCAAGAAGCTTCTTGAAGCACACTGGGGCATTCGTGACGCACGGACTGCTCGCAACCGGGGGGTGGCCAAGTATCACGAGAAGATGTTGAGAGAATTCTCGAAACGTAAGGATGATGACAGGAGCAAAAGGATGGAAGCCTTAAAAAACAATGATGTTGATAGGTACAGGGAGATGTTGCTGGAGCAGCAGATTAGTATCCCGGGTGATGCTGCAGAGAGATATGCTGTTCTTTCAACTTTCTTAACCCAGACTGAAGAATATCTACATAAATTAGGAAGTAAGATAACAGCTGCTAAGAGCCAACAGGAAGTGGAGGAGGCAGCAAAAGCTGCTGCAGCTGCTGCACGATTGCAGGCATGCTTCATTACTTTCCTTGTTGATTCAAAACAAAatttggaaaagaaaaatgaaatttcCTCCGTTGTTATCTAAACACTGTTTTCACGCCTTTATGATTGATCCTTATTTGTTTTCTGACTAAAGGGTCTTTGTGAAGAAGAAGTCAGAGTCGCAGCAACTTGTGCTGGAGAGGAAGTGATGATTAGAAATCAGTTTATAGAGATGAATACTCCTAGAGACAGTTCATCTGTCAACAAGTGAGTTTTGTTTgtatagttttatttatttgtttttctgtcTCAAGTTTTGCCAAAACATTATTCTTTCGTCAAATCATTTTTCATTCTTGGTGTTGTCAAACTATGCTATTTTCCCATCTTTTATTTGGTAATTTTCAACACACTGATGTTTATCTAAACTATACTTTTATAACCTTCTGTTATTGTTCATATAATAAAACATCTAATTCTGGTTTGTTACAATTATTGATCGCTACGGCCATACCAGGTATTACAGCCTTGCTCATGCTGTGAGTGAAAGGGTTGTAAGACAACCATCCATGTTACGAGCTGGAACATTGAGAGACTATCAAATGGTAGGTTCTGACATTTGATGAAATTCCTCGTAATTGCTTTGATAGcctttattgttattttttaaggaTTGACATGTTATTCTGAAGGTTGGTTTGCAATGGATGCTTTCTTTGTataacaacaaattaaatgGAATATTGGCAGATGAGATGGGTCTTGGTAAAACCGTTCAGGTTAGTATTATGTTTATTCTTGGTGAAAATAGATTATTCTAGCTGTGTCCTTTAAAATAGGAAGAATGTCTATTGTGTATGACTGTTTTTACGCAGTTTATGTAATACAAGGAAGAtgacttttgtttattgttttgttATTTAAACTGTACTGAACAAATATTTACTGTGATATATTGTTCgtttttctttgttctttttgttatttcttGTCTGTCCAGGTCATGGCATTAATTGCGTACTTGATGGAATTTAAAGGGAACTATGGCCCACATCTTATAATAGTGCCAAATGCTGTTTTGGTTAACTGGAAGGTGGGACTTAAAACTCTTCCATTTCCACAATACTCACTTCGTTGTTTGGTTGTGTGTATCTTGCAACCTGAAAACTTGTGTTCATCATGCAGAGTGAGTTGCATACTTGGTTACCATCCGTGTCATGCATTTTTTATGTTGGAACAAAGGatacaagatcaaaattattttctcaGGTAAGTGCACCTCAACTTTACTATTTGCTGTTAAAAGATTAGTTAAATGTTTAGTTGAGTTTCCTTTCGTATTACATTTTTGCAGGAGGTTATGGCTATGAAATTTAATGTCCTTGTGACTACTTATGAGTTCATCATGTATGACCGGTCAAAGCTTTCAAAAGTTGATTGGAAGTATATCGTAATTGATGAAGCACAGAGAATGAAGGATAGGGATTCAGTTCTAGCACGCGATCTTGACAGATACCGTTGTCAACGACGCTTGCTTCTGACAGGAACACCTTTGCAGGTCtgtcttgttttcttttaatatatgCATTGTTATGGTAGTGTCTAGCTTTCAGTCAGCAGTATCAAACTTGGTGTTCTTCCTCTACACAACCAAGTCATTAAGGATGTTGATCTTTTTGACTTTTTCACTTACACTGTTCAGGCTATGCTATATGTTCATGCAGCTATCAGTTTATATTGATAAATCGCATAGATACATGTTGTGATACAAATCTTGTTTAGAGTATTAATAACGGTATAATTTTCTCCACAGAATGATTTGAAGGAACTCTGGTCACTTTTAAATTTACTTCTTCCAGAGGTTTTTGACAATAAGAAAGCCTTCCATGATTGGTTTTCAAAACCATTTCAAAAGGAAGGTCCAAATCAGAATGCAGAGGATGACTGGCttgaaacagaaaagaaagtcATCATTATCCATCGACTCCATCAGATTCTTGAGCCTTTCATGCTTAGGCGTCGCGTTGAAGATGTTGAAGGCTCTCTACCACCAAAGGTGTGATTTTGATACTCTTGGTctcattttttatcttttatctggTGATTCATCCCTCATTTCTGTATTGCAGGTCTCCATAGTTTTACGATGTAAAATGTCAGCTGTCCAGAGTGCCATTTATGACTGGGTTAAATCCACTGGCACCCTTCGTGTTGATCCTGAGGATGAGAGAAGAAAGGTTTTGAAGAATCCACTCTACCAGGCAAAGCCTTATAAAACTTTAAATAACAGATGCATGGAGCTACGCAAAACCTGCAATCATCCAATGCTTAATTACCCATTTTTTGATGAATTTATGGATAGAGACTTTATTGTACAATCTTGTGGGAAGTTGTGGATTTTGGATAGGATCCTTATCAAACTTCAAAGGACTGGACATCGAGTTCTGCTGTTTAGTACCATGACAAAGCTCCTAGACATCTTGGAAGACTATCTGCAATGGCGGAGACTAGTTTACAGGAGAATTGATGGGACAACAAGTTTGGAAGACCGAGAATCAGCAATAATGGACTTCAATAGGCCTGATTCAGACTGTTTCATCTTCTTGCTTAGCATTAGAGCTGCTGGGAGAGGCCTTAATCTTCAGTCTGCTGACACAGTTGTCATTTACGATCCTGATCCAAATCCTAAAAATGAGGAGCAGGCTGTGGCCAGAGCTCATCGGATTGGACAAAAAAGGGAAGTCAAGGTTATCTACATGGAGGCTGTTGTTGACAAGATCTCTAGCCATCAGAAAGAGAACGAATTGAGAAGTGGAGGCCTTGTTGATATGGAGGATGAACTTGCTGGTAAGGATCGATATATGGGATCTATTGAGAGCCTCATAAGGAACAATATTCAACAATATAAGATAGACATGGCTGACGAGGTCATTAATGCTGGACGTTTTGATCAAAGAACAACACATGAAGAAAGACGTTCAACTTTGGAGACTTTATTACATGACGAGGAAAGATATCAAGAAACTGTTCATAATGTTCCGTCACTACAGGAGGTTAATCGCATGATTGCTAGAAGTGAAGAGGAAGTTGAACTGTTTGATCAAATGGACGAAGAACTGGATTGGAGTGAAGAGATGACACGGCATGATGAGGTGCCTAAATGGCTTCGAACCAGCACAAGAGAAGTGAATGCTGCTATTGCTGCTTTATCTAAAAGACCATCAAAGAACATTTTATTTGGTGGCAGTATGGGCGTGGAATCTAGTGAATTGGGTTCTGAAAAGAGAAGAGGACGACCCAAGGGAAAAAAGCTTCCTAATTATAAAGAGTTGGAGGATGATGATATAATTGAGTGCTCTGAAGAAAGCTCTGAGGAAAGAAATGGATATTCTGCACATGAAGAAGGGGAGATAGGAAAATTTGAAGATGAAGTACATAGTGGGGGTGATGGAGCTAATCTCATGGAAAAAGATCAAGTCGAACATGGTCCACCTTTTAATGCTGGATATGAACTTCCTCGGTCTTTAGAAAATGCTAAAAATCACACAGTTGAAGAAGCTGGTACGAGAGGATCATCATTAGATAGTCAAATATTGACACATACAGTGACACCATCAGTTTACTCACGGAAATTTGGTTCCCTCTCTGCA from Arachis duranensis cultivar V14167 chromosome 4, aradu.V14167.gnm2.J7QH, whole genome shotgun sequence encodes:
- the LOC107485770 gene encoding ATP-dependent helicase BRM isoform X1; the encoded protein is MQSAGSGGSGRNPSAGRAASASPSSSSQFSLDSLHQQQQKIGSRQSFPHQLLKKPEGSEAFFAYQTGLQGGFGTNNFSPSNAMPQQPQKFVDLGQQSSSQGQVADRQMLNYQQAYLQYALQAQQKSALAMQSQKQSKMGIPGPSSVNDRDMHTGNLKIQDLMSMQAVNQSQASSSRNSSEHFAHGEKQMEQGQQLAFDQKSEGKPSSQGPATGHLMPGNSMRPPVQAPPTQQSMLNMLKDPLPFTKTAQYQAMQAWARNLSDPSRCLKMAQLIPQMQSRTVPQPKANDTNVGTQSLPVSVSNPQASSPTVASENTTHTNSSNDVSAQSSSAKAKQTGPSNHFGPPINASIAGNSSEVALPQFNLHGRDSQGSLRQPAVKNGMSSMHPQHACASLNLGADHPLNAKTSSSSSEPVQMQHIRQSNQSVVQDGGLSNEGGSINHSKYQGAPSQMPQQRTAFTKQQLHVLKAQILAFRRLKKGEGTLPQELLRAISPPPLDSQVQQPVTSAGGQNQDQSEVTVAEQPKQMESIAKDSQSISSINAKGSSKQEVFARDEKSTTTIHVQAMPLVIKEPAGKEEQQSVGCSAMSDQEGEHGIRQIPVRNESVLDRGKAIAAQASVSEQLQNNKTEQASIVAQPKDVGLTRKYHGPLFDFPFFTRKHDSFGSSMMLNHNNLSLAYDVKELLYDEGVQVLNKKRTENLKKIEGLLAVNLDRKRIRPDLVLKLQIEEKKLRLLDLQARLRDEIDQHQKEIMAMPDRPYRKFVKLCERQRMELARQVQASQKALREKQLKSIFNWRKKLLEAHWGIRDARTARNRGVAKYHEKMLREFSKRKDDDRSKRMEALKNNDVDRYREMLLEQQISIPGDAAERYAVLSTFLTQTEEYLHKLGSKITAAKSQQEVEEAAKAAAAAARLQGLCEEEVRVAATCAGEEVMIRNQFIEMNTPRDSSSVNKYYSLAHAVSERVVRQPSMLRAGTLRDYQMVGLQWMLSLYNNKLNGILADEMGLGKTVQVMALIAYLMEFKGNYGPHLIIVPNAVLVNWKSELHTWLPSVSCIFYVGTKDTRSKLFSQEVMAMKFNVLVTTYEFIMYDRSKLSKVDWKYIVIDEAQRMKDRDSVLARDLDRYRCQRRLLLTGTPLQNDLKELWSLLNLLLPEVFDNKKAFHDWFSKPFQKEGPNQNAEDDWLETEKKVIIIHRLHQILEPFMLRRRVEDVEGSLPPKVSIVLRCKMSAVQSAIYDWVKSTGTLRVDPEDERRKVLKNPLYQAKPYKTLNNRCMELRKTCNHPMLNYPFFDEFMDRDFIVQSCGKLWILDRILIKLQRTGHRVLLFSTMTKLLDILEDYLQWRRLVYRRIDGTTSLEDRESAIMDFNRPDSDCFIFLLSIRAAGRGLNLQSADTVVIYDPDPNPKNEEQAVARAHRIGQKREVKVIYMEAVVDKISSHQKENELRSGGLVDMEDELAGKDRYMGSIESLIRNNIQQYKIDMADEVINAGRFDQRTTHEERRSTLETLLHDEERYQETVHNVPSLQEVNRMIARSEEEVELFDQMDEELDWSEEMTRHDEVPKWLRTSTREVNAAIAALSKRPSKNILFGGSMGVESSELGSEKRRGRPKGKKLPNYKELEDDDIIECSEESSEERNGYSAHEEGEIGKFEDEVHSGGDGANLMEKDQVEHGPPFNAGYELPRSLENAKNHTVEEAGTRGSSLDSQILTHTVTPSVYSRKFGSLSALDAKPSSISKRVDELEEGEIAISGGSHMDHQQCRSWIHDRDEGEDEQVLQQPKIKRKRSLRVRHRPVIERPEDKSGIEMVPLQRGESSLIADNKYQGQTRTDRESKSLVDNNASKHDKDESSLENKQNLPSRKAANSFKLHGSPKSNRMICLSAPSEDGGEHPKESWEGKPINSAGSSAHGSKMTEIIQRRCKNVISKFQRRIDKEGQQIVPLLSDLWKMENSGYTGGSGNSLLDLRKIEQQIDALEYNGVMELVFDVQFMLRSAMQFYGYSYEVRTEARKVHDLFFDILKIAFPDTDFAEAKGSLSFSGQIDSNAITSPRQGNVCPSKRQRTINDVETDQCPEQKAPNRGSGSNSEKARNKGHPLQKELRPGSGSGSAREQYQQNNSSALVHPGDLVVCKKKRNDREKLLAKPRTTSAGPVSPPSMGKNRSPGSGSTPKDARVFQHTSNVQGRFSQPYQLSNGSGGLVGWANPVKRLRTDCGKRRPSHT
- the LOC107485770 gene encoding ATP-dependent helicase BRM isoform X2, producing MPFSFQSFPHQLLKKPEGSEAFFAYQTGLQGGFGTNNFSPSNAMPQQPQKFVDLGQQSSSQGQVADRQMLNYQQAYLQYALQAQQKSALAMQSQKQSKMGIPGPSSVNDRDMHTGNLKIQDLMSMQAVNQSQASSSRNSSEHFAHGEKQMEQGQQLAFDQKSEGKPSSQGPATGHLMPGNSMRPPVQAPPTQQSMLNMLKDPLPFTKTAQYQAMQAWARNLSDPSRCLKMAQLIPQMQSRTVPQPKANDTNVGTQSLPVSVSNPQASSPTVASENTTHTNSSNDVSAQSSSAKAKQTGPSNHFGPPINASIAGNSSEVALPQFNLHGRDSQGSLRQPAVKNGMSSMHPQHACASLNLGADHPLNAKTSSSSSEPVQMQHIRQSNQSVVQDGGLSNEGGSINHSKYQGAPSQMPQQRTAFTKQQLHVLKAQILAFRRLKKGEGTLPQELLRAISPPPLDSQVQQPVTSAGGQNQDQSEVTVAEQPKQMESIAKDSQSISSINAKGSSKQEVFARDEKSTTTIHVQAMPLVIKEPAGKEEQQSVGCSAMSDQEGEHGIRQIPVRNESVLDRGKAIAAQASVSEQLQNNKTEQASIVAQPKDVGLTRKYHGPLFDFPFFTRKHDSFGSSMMLNHNNLSLAYDVKELLYDEGVQVLNKKRTENLKKIEGLLAVNLDRKRIRPDLVLKLQIEEKKLRLLDLQARLRDEIDQHQKEIMAMPDRPYRKFVKLCERQRMELARQVQASQKALREKQLKSIFNWRKKLLEAHWGIRDARTARNRGVAKYHEKMLREFSKRKDDDRSKRMEALKNNDVDRYREMLLEQQISIPGDAAERYAVLSTFLTQTEEYLHKLGSKITAAKSQQEVEEAAKAAAAAARLQGLCEEEVRVAATCAGEEVMIRNQFIEMNTPRDSSSVNKYYSLAHAVSERVVRQPSMLRAGTLRDYQMVGLQWMLSLYNNKLNGILADEMGLGKTVQVMALIAYLMEFKGNYGPHLIIVPNAVLVNWKSELHTWLPSVSCIFYVGTKDTRSKLFSQEVMAMKFNVLVTTYEFIMYDRSKLSKVDWKYIVIDEAQRMKDRDSVLARDLDRYRCQRRLLLTGTPLQNDLKELWSLLNLLLPEVFDNKKAFHDWFSKPFQKEGPNQNAEDDWLETEKKVIIIHRLHQILEPFMLRRRVEDVEGSLPPKVSIVLRCKMSAVQSAIYDWVKSTGTLRVDPEDERRKVLKNPLYQAKPYKTLNNRCMELRKTCNHPMLNYPFFDEFMDRDFIVQSCGKLWILDRILIKLQRTGHRVLLFSTMTKLLDILEDYLQWRRLVYRRIDGTTSLEDRESAIMDFNRPDSDCFIFLLSIRAAGRGLNLQSADTVVIYDPDPNPKNEEQAVARAHRIGQKREVKVIYMEAVVDKISSHQKENELRSGGLVDMEDELAGKDRYMGSIESLIRNNIQQYKIDMADEVINAGRFDQRTTHEERRSTLETLLHDEERYQETVHNVPSLQEVNRMIARSEEEVELFDQMDEELDWSEEMTRHDEVPKWLRTSTREVNAAIAALSKRPSKNILFGGSMGVESSELGSEKRRGRPKGKKLPNYKELEDDDIIECSEESSEERNGYSAHEEGEIGKFEDEVHSGGDGANLMEKDQVEHGPPFNAGYELPRSLENAKNHTVEEAGTRGSSLDSQILTHTVTPSVYSRKFGSLSALDAKPSSISKRVDELEEGEIAISGGSHMDHQQCRSWIHDRDEGEDEQVLQQPKIKRKRSLRVRHRPVIERPEDKSGIEMVPLQRGESSLIADNKYQGQTRTDRESKSLVDNNASKHDKDESSLENKQNLPSRKAANSFKLHGSPKSNRMICLSAPSEDGGEHPKESWEGKPINSAGSSAHGSKMTEIIQRRCKNVISKFQRRIDKEGQQIVPLLSDLWKMENSGYTGGSGNSLLDLRKIEQQIDALEYNGVMELVFDVQFMLRSAMQFYGYSYEVRTEARKVHDLFFDILKIAFPDTDFAEAKGSLSFSGQIDSNAITSPRQGNVCPSKRQRTINDVETDQCPEQKAPNRGSGSNSEKARNKGHPLQKELRPGSGSGSAREQYQQNNSSALVHPGDLVVCKKKRNDREKLLAKPRTTSAGPVSPPSMGKNRSPGSGSTPKDARVFQHTSNVQGRFSQPYQLSNGSGGLVGWANPVKRLRTDCGKRRPSHT
- the LOC107485770 gene encoding ATP-dependent helicase BRM isoform X3, whose product is MPQQPQKFVDLGQQSSSQGQVADRQMLNYQQAYLQYALQAQQKSALAMQSQKQSKMGIPGPSSVNDRDMHTGNLKIQDLMSMQAVNQSQASSSRNSSEHFAHGEKQMEQGQQLAFDQKSEGKPSSQGPATGHLMPGNSMRPPVQAPPTQQSMLNMLKDPLPFTKTAQYQAMQAWARNLSDPSRCLKMAQLIPQMQSRTVPQPKANDTNVGTQSLPVSVSNPQASSPTVASENTTHTNSSNDVSAQSSSAKAKQTGPSNHFGPPINASIAGNSSEVALPQFNLHGRDSQGSLRQPAVKNGMSSMHPQHACASLNLGADHPLNAKTSSSSSEPVQMQHIRQSNQSVVQDGGLSNEGGSINHSKYQGAPSQMPQQRTAFTKQQLHVLKAQILAFRRLKKGEGTLPQELLRAISPPPLDSQVQQPVTSAGGQNQDQSEVTVAEQPKQMESIAKDSQSISSINAKGSSKQEVFARDEKSTTTIHVQAMPLVIKEPAGKEEQQSVGCSAMSDQEGEHGIRQIPVRNESVLDRGKAIAAQASVSEQLQNNKTEQASIVAQPKDVGLTRKYHGPLFDFPFFTRKHDSFGSSMMLNHNNLSLAYDVKELLYDEGVQVLNKKRTENLKKIEGLLAVNLDRKRIRPDLVLKLQIEEKKLRLLDLQARLRDEIDQHQKEIMAMPDRPYRKFVKLCERQRMELARQVQASQKALREKQLKSIFNWRKKLLEAHWGIRDARTARNRGVAKYHEKMLREFSKRKDDDRSKRMEALKNNDVDRYREMLLEQQISIPGDAAERYAVLSTFLTQTEEYLHKLGSKITAAKSQQEVEEAAKAAAAAARLQGLCEEEVRVAATCAGEEVMIRNQFIEMNTPRDSSSVNKYYSLAHAVSERVVRQPSMLRAGTLRDYQMVGLQWMLSLYNNKLNGILADEMGLGKTVQVMALIAYLMEFKGNYGPHLIIVPNAVLVNWKSELHTWLPSVSCIFYVGTKDTRSKLFSQEVMAMKFNVLVTTYEFIMYDRSKLSKVDWKYIVIDEAQRMKDRDSVLARDLDRYRCQRRLLLTGTPLQNDLKELWSLLNLLLPEVFDNKKAFHDWFSKPFQKEGPNQNAEDDWLETEKKVIIIHRLHQILEPFMLRRRVEDVEGSLPPKVSIVLRCKMSAVQSAIYDWVKSTGTLRVDPEDERRKVLKNPLYQAKPYKTLNNRCMELRKTCNHPMLNYPFFDEFMDRDFIVQSCGKLWILDRILIKLQRTGHRVLLFSTMTKLLDILEDYLQWRRLVYRRIDGTTSLEDRESAIMDFNRPDSDCFIFLLSIRAAGRGLNLQSADTVVIYDPDPNPKNEEQAVARAHRIGQKREVKVIYMEAVVDKISSHQKENELRSGGLVDMEDELAGKDRYMGSIESLIRNNIQQYKIDMADEVINAGRFDQRTTHEERRSTLETLLHDEERYQETVHNVPSLQEVNRMIARSEEEVELFDQMDEELDWSEEMTRHDEVPKWLRTSTREVNAAIAALSKRPSKNILFGGSMGVESSELGSEKRRGRPKGKKLPNYKELEDDDIIECSEESSEERNGYSAHEEGEIGKFEDEVHSGGDGANLMEKDQVEHGPPFNAGYELPRSLENAKNHTVEEAGTRGSSLDSQILTHTVTPSVYSRKFGSLSALDAKPSSISKRVDELEEGEIAISGGSHMDHQQCRSWIHDRDEGEDEQVLQQPKIKRKRSLRVRHRPVIERPEDKSGIEMVPLQRGESSLIADNKYQGQTRTDRESKSLVDNNASKHDKDESSLENKQNLPSRKAANSFKLHGSPKSNRMICLSAPSEDGGEHPKESWEGKPINSAGSSAHGSKMTEIIQRRCKNVISKFQRRIDKEGQQIVPLLSDLWKMENSGYTGGSGNSLLDLRKIEQQIDALEYNGVMELVFDVQFMLRSAMQFYGYSYEVRTEARKVHDLFFDILKIAFPDTDFAEAKGSLSFSGQIDSNAITSPRQGNVCPSKRQRTINDVETDQCPEQKAPNRGSGSNSEKARNKGHPLQKELRPGSGSGSAREQYQQNNSSALVHPGDLVVCKKKRNDREKLLAKPRTTSAGPVSPPSMGKNRSPGSGSTPKDARVFQHTSNVQGRFSQPYQLSNGSGGLVGWANPVKRLRTDCGKRRPSHT